In the Ranitomeya imitator isolate aRanImi1 chromosome 2, aRanImi1.pri, whole genome shotgun sequence genome, AAGGATGACCCAGTtccaaacaaaaaataaaactgcttgtTCGGTTTGATGAAAACTGAGACATTTTGTGACTCCGTGAACTTCAGAGGTCTGCAGAACGAAGAAGAATGGAATTCCTTGTAAGAGCAGACAAACCCAGACAACAATGCAAAGTTTTGTGATGAATGTTTTTGTGGTCAAGGCCATTCTCTTAACACTTTGGGCAACTGAAAAGTATCTGTGAATACTAATGAGAGTAAGAAAATATATACTGCCGTACATATGAGTGCTGAGGAGAAAGACCTTAAACTGGCATAAGAATGTCCCGAAGGTCCAGTGGTCGGTCAAGGAGTAGATGATGATCAGAGGAGCTGCTGGGGTGATGATTGCATCAGAAATAGCCAAGTTGAACTGGAGAATCACTGTTGAGTTCCATTGTTTTACTCGAAACCAAAATATCCACAAACTAATACAGTTCAGCACAAACCCGATGAAGAAGATGAAGCTCAAAAATATCGGGATGAAAGGATTAATCTCTTGAGGCTGACAACCAGTAAAATTTGCAGAAGTGTTCAACATCTCGAATGTCGTTTTGAGCTGAAACATGAAATGCACAGATAACACGGTTGGTAAGAGATTACAAATCAGGTTTAAACCCTTTAATAAGTCTTGTAGTAACtcaatgatatttcagttttcttggtATTAAGAATTCCCAATTAAGGCAATGCAAAATTGTCAGGAAGTTACAAAAGAAGGTAGTGTAGCGAAATGTGATATATGTAAAGTATATGAATATTGTGTAAGAAAAGTCACAATTTGTACAAGGTTGAAAATCACAAAGATTTGTCAGTTATATACTGCATATCATGGTGGTTAAGGGAAAAAAAGTATGTTTGACAGTTAGTGAACAGGGGTATATGGCATACAACTACCAATATTGTGGTTTCAATCTAGCAATTAACATGGCGCAGAGGGAGCACCTATTACAGTTCCAAG is a window encoding:
- the LOC138662305 gene encoding lysophosphatidic acid receptor 6-like, with amino-acid sequence MWYRKLPAAVSFSHLWKSCDQLKTTFEMLNTSANFTGCQPQEINPFIPIFLSFIFFIGFVLNCISLWIFWFRVKQWNSTVILQFNLAISDAIITPAAPLIIIYSLTDHWTFGTFLCQFKVFLLSTHMYGSIYFLTLISIHRYFSVAQSVKRMALTTKTFITKLCIVVWVCLLLQGIPFFFVLQTSEVHGVTKCLSFHQTEQAVLFFVWNWVILFSGLLIPFTTTLVCYSLLSRYILKVNPMNTLTNVMVSKSVQTIFVSLIIFIVCYIPVHITRTMGVTITLFFPSMCSLLENVEVAYYVTWMLSGTNCCMDPILYCYASERFKHTFTSWCSCLSRHGKHDKIIMDKAPSNQLETTSGQHGPRPTASTTDTGLSLSTGAEK